One region of Sphingomonas abietis genomic DNA includes:
- a CDS encoding DUF2141 domain-containing protein, with the protein MSIRPMMLLAVLPLTVAAAPIEVAVTNVTQAKGKVHVDICSEKLFMGSDCLYSADAPAVIGTTIVTIPNVPPGHYAAQVFHDIDGSGKLKRNLFGIPKEPVGFSRDAPIHFAPPKWADAMFDHGTESQRITLSLRTKFF; encoded by the coding sequence ATGTCGATCCGCCCCATGATGCTGCTCGCCGTCCTGCCGCTCACCGTCGCGGCCGCCCCGATCGAGGTCGCCGTCACCAACGTGACTCAGGCCAAGGGCAAGGTGCATGTCGATATCTGCTCCGAAAAGCTCTTCATGGGCAGCGACTGCCTCTATTCGGCCGATGCCCCGGCGGTGATCGGCACCACCATCGTCACCATACCGAACGTGCCGCCCGGCCATTATGCGGCCCAGGTGTTCCACGACATCGACGGTAGCGGCAAGCTGAAGCGCAACCTGTTCGGCATTCCCAAGGAGCCGGTCGGCTTCTCGCGCGATGCGCCGATCCATTTCGCGCCGCCCAAATGGGCGGATGCGATGTTCGATCATGGCACCGAGAGCCAGCGGATCACGCTGAGCCTGCGCACCAAATTCTTCTGA
- a CDS encoding Csu type fimbrial protein: MPVRLPCTPLIRLVLALLLACGFAGAANATCTFSSQALNFTSGSTYDVKAAAVAQITGPAGMTCTGSTVNVLGASVYANGSATSVNGLMLKGSNGGSIPYMLSADPNNVNSFNKTASINFMSTAVLSLVNILGATSFTPVLYASLAANPPNIPAGTYTDTVTINWVYQICTVSVALACVSTENGTGSSVIKITLVVSADCRISAPNVSFNSAPLASQFGAVSQAVLVDCSLNSSYKVSFSAGTVASGSARPWRTMSDGNNHLLQYNIYLADGVTIWDTTNPQQSATPGTGGVTNQMQSYVAKVNPAQITPPAGSYTDTVNVIITF, encoded by the coding sequence ATGCCTGTGAGGCTCCCCTGCACCCCGCTGATCCGGCTGGTGCTGGCGCTGCTGCTGGCCTGCGGCTTCGCCGGCGCGGCCAATGCGACCTGCACCTTTTCCTCGCAGGCGCTGAATTTCACGTCGGGCTCGACCTATGACGTGAAGGCGGCCGCCGTCGCGCAGATCACCGGCCCGGCCGGCATGACCTGCACCGGATCGACGGTCAACGTGCTGGGCGCGTCCGTCTATGCCAACGGGAGCGCGACCAGCGTCAACGGCTTGATGCTCAAGGGCAGCAACGGCGGCAGCATCCCCTATATGCTCTCGGCGGACCCGAACAACGTCAACAGCTTCAACAAGACCGCCAGCATCAACTTTATGAGTACGGCCGTCCTCTCCCTGGTCAACATCCTGGGTGCGACGTCCTTCACGCCGGTGCTCTATGCGAGTCTCGCCGCCAATCCCCCCAATATCCCGGCCGGCACCTATACCGATACGGTGACCATCAACTGGGTCTATCAGATCTGCACCGTGAGCGTCGCCCTCGCGTGCGTCAGCACCGAGAATGGCACCGGCAGCTCGGTCATCAAGATCACGCTGGTGGTGAGCGCCGACTGCCGGATCAGCGCGCCGAACGTCAGCTTCAACAGCGCGCCGCTCGCCAGCCAGTTCGGCGCCGTCAGCCAGGCGGTGCTGGTCGATTGCTCGCTGAACAGCAGCTACAAGGTCAGTTTCTCGGCCGGCACCGTCGCCAGCGGCTCGGCCCGTCCGTGGCGGACGATGAGCGACGGCAACAACCATCTCCTCCAATATAATATCTACCTGGCGGACGGGGTGACGATCTGGGACACCACCAATCCCCAGCAGAGCGCCACGCCGGGCACCGGCGGGGTCACCAACCAGATGCAATCCTATGTCGCCAAGGTGAACCCGGCCCAGATCACGCCGCCGGCCGGCAGCTATACCGACACCGTGAACGTGATCATCACCTTTTAG
- a CDS encoding fimbria/pilus outer membrane usher protein, producing the protein MAGARPADAAALPAFSAAPVDQPLFVELVLNGQAAGDIVQMRMQGGHGMIDAASLRKVGLNVAGDGPIDVSQLRGVQSTYDANDQTLKLDVSPDMLPTNHISPFTREQAATVTDYGAMINYDAYAQTSAGVTTASLWTEQRLFGPFGTLSTDGTLRVTHNGGSGSPSGYLRYDTRYRYVDEKRALAYTVGDLITQSLPWTTSVRMGGIQIARDYRVRPDLITTPLPSFAGQTAVPSAVDLFVDGYRQQSADVAPGRFVLDNMPVVNGAGEATIVTTDAVGRQIATTIPFYVSSTLLKPGMLDVAGEIGFLRRGYGLKSFDYGTAAASGTVRRGITQHITLEAHGEATKDLGLVGGGVVWAPGLLGTLAANVTTSHSEGRTGTQWTVGYSYSNRRFSISAEHDQRSQGYRDLGSFDLANYAGTRRNDRVIASVNVPHQGSFGAAYIDGETMANAHTRILSLSYSRPIGHFASLFLSADHDFVAHSTSAQLRLIVPFGRNTVSGGITHDPGRGNLAQLDYSRSVPTQGGFGANATLAGGDNGEVYGQATATWRGKAVELQAGGAFTPGQQSGWVGATGSLVMMDKSLFAANAVTDAFALVSTAGTPHVPVSFENQPLGVTDQRGHLFVPQITSYHVSHFAIDTLELSADHMADAVEKNVALRQGSGAVIRLPIRFVRNATVTLVARNGKALDPGGRVSRAGARDSEIGWDGIAFLDDIKGETDLAVTNRDGSTCHAHVTLPAGAKPLAQIGPVRCL; encoded by the coding sequence ATGGCCGGCGCCCGACCGGCGGACGCGGCGGCGTTGCCGGCGTTCAGCGCCGCGCCGGTCGATCAGCCGCTGTTCGTCGAGCTCGTGCTCAACGGGCAGGCGGCCGGTGACATCGTGCAGATGCGGATGCAGGGCGGCCACGGCATGATCGACGCCGCCTCGCTGCGCAAGGTCGGCCTGAACGTCGCCGGCGACGGCCCGATCGACGTGTCGCAGCTGCGCGGCGTGCAATCGACCTATGATGCCAACGACCAGACGCTGAAGCTCGACGTCTCGCCGGACATGCTGCCGACCAACCATATCTCGCCCTTCACCCGCGAACAGGCGGCGACGGTCACCGACTATGGGGCGATGATCAACTATGACGCCTATGCCCAGACCAGCGCGGGCGTCACCACCGCCTCGCTGTGGACCGAGCAGCGGCTGTTCGGCCCGTTCGGCACCCTGTCCACCGACGGTACGCTGCGCGTCACCCACAATGGCGGCAGCGGCAGCCCGAGCGGTTATCTGCGTTACGACACCCGCTATCGCTATGTCGACGAGAAGCGGGCGCTGGCCTACACCGTCGGCGATCTCATCACCCAGTCGCTGCCGTGGACGACATCGGTGCGGATGGGCGGCATCCAGATCGCGCGGGATTACCGCGTGCGCCCCGATCTCATCACCACCCCGCTGCCGAGCTTCGCCGGCCAGACCGCCGTGCCCTCGGCGGTCGACCTGTTCGTGGACGGCTATCGCCAGCAGAGCGCCGACGTCGCGCCGGGCCGCTTCGTGCTCGACAACATGCCGGTGGTGAACGGCGCCGGCGAGGCGACGATCGTCACCACCGATGCCGTCGGCCGGCAGATCGCCACCACCATCCCCTTCTACGTCTCCTCGACCCTGCTCAAGCCGGGGATGCTCGATGTCGCCGGCGAAATCGGCTTCCTGCGGCGCGGCTACGGCCTGAAGAGCTTCGATTACGGCACCGCGGCGGCCAGCGGCACCGTCCGCCGCGGCATCACCCAACACATCACCCTCGAGGCGCATGGCGAGGCGACCAAGGATCTCGGCCTTGTCGGCGGCGGCGTGGTGTGGGCGCCGGGCCTGCTGGGCACGCTCGCCGCCAACGTCACGACCAGCCACAGCGAGGGCCGTACCGGCACCCAGTGGACGGTCGGCTACAGTTACTCCAACCGCCGCTTCAGCATCTCGGCCGAGCATGATCAGCGCAGCCAGGGCTATCGCGATCTCGGCAGTTTCGATCTCGCCAATTATGCCGGCACCCGGCGCAACGACCGGGTGATCGCCAGCGTCAACGTGCCCCATCAGGGCAGCTTCGGCGCCGCCTATATCGACGGCGAGACGATGGCGAACGCCCATACCCGGATCCTGTCGCTGTCTTATTCGCGCCCGATCGGCCATTTCGCCAGCCTGTTCCTCAGCGCCGATCATGATTTCGTCGCCCACAGCACCAGCGCTCAGCTCCGCCTGATCGTGCCGTTCGGCCGCAACACCGTGAGCGGCGGCATCACCCACGATCCCGGCCGCGGCAACCTCGCCCAGCTCGATTATTCGCGCTCCGTGCCGACCCAGGGCGGGTTCGGCGCCAATGCGACGCTGGCCGGGGGGGACAATGGCGAGGTCTACGGCCAGGCCACCGCGACGTGGCGCGGCAAGGCCGTCGAGCTACAGGCCGGCGGCGCCTTCACCCCCGGCCAGCAATCGGGCTGGGTCGGCGCGACCGGATCGCTGGTGATGATGGACAAGAGCCTGTTCGCCGCCAATGCGGTGACCGATGCCTTCGCCCTTGTCTCGACCGCGGGCACGCCGCACGTGCCGGTGTCGTTCGAGAACCAGCCGCTCGGCGTGACCGACCAGCGCGGGCACTTGTTCGTGCCGCAGATCACCTCCTACCATGTCAGCCACTTCGCGATCGACACGCTCGAGCTGTCCGCCGACCATATGGCGGACGCGGTCGAAAAGAATGTTGCGCTGCGCCAGGGGTCGGGTGCGGTGATCCGCCTGCCGATACGCTTCGTCCGCAATGCGACGGTGACGCTGGTCGCCCGCAACGGCAAGGCGCTCGATCCCGGCGGCCGGGTTTCCCGCGCCGGCGCCAGGGACAGCGAAATCGGCTGGGACGGCATCGCCTTCCTCGACGACATCAAGGGCGAGACCGATCTCGCCGTCACCAACCGCGACGGCTCCACCTGCCATGCGCACGTCACGCTGCCCGCCGGCGCCAAACCGCTCGCCCAGATCGGCCCGGTGCGATGCCTGTGA
- a CDS encoding fimbrial biogenesis chaperone, translating into MLRKTFLSALLAIGILPAFAPAHAAAVVLWPIDPTIATGQTATALWVENRGTDPVTLQVRSLGWSQSGGEDQYAAQDEVVTSPPIASVAPGQRQLVRVIRRDTGATPAEHSYRLLIDELPPPLDPAKPDGPTAHLAVQMRYSIPLFTYDGEIATMPTLQGHTVVVEGKRYAEIRNVSQRHARLLNLRIQQGAKSFTVTAGLVGYVLPGATMRWPLPDGAPVSGALLVNVNGVDTSLAPTA; encoded by the coding sequence GTGCTTCGCAAGACCTTCCTTTCCGCCCTGCTCGCCATCGGCATCCTGCCGGCCTTCGCGCCCGCCCATGCCGCCGCCGTCGTGCTGTGGCCGATCGACCCGACGATCGCGACCGGCCAGACCGCCACCGCGCTCTGGGTCGAGAATCGCGGCACCGATCCCGTCACCCTCCAGGTCCGTTCGCTGGGCTGGAGCCAGTCCGGCGGCGAGGATCAATATGCCGCGCAGGACGAGGTCGTCACCAGCCCGCCGATCGCCAGCGTCGCCCCCGGCCAGCGCCAGCTCGTCCGGGTCATCCGCCGCGACACCGGCGCCACGCCGGCCGAGCACAGCTATCGCCTGCTGATCGACGAACTGCCGCCGCCGCTCGATCCGGCCAAGCCCGACGGGCCGACCGCGCACCTCGCCGTGCAGATGCGCTATTCGATCCCGCTGTTCACCTATGACGGTGAGATCGCCACCATGCCGACGCTCCAGGGCCATACCGTGGTGGTCGAAGGCAAGCGCTATGCCGAGATCCGCAATGTCAGCCAGCGCCATGCGCGGCTGCTCAACCTGCGCATCCAGCAGGGCGCCAAGAGCTTCACCGTCACTGCCGGCCTGGTCGGCTATGTGCTGCCCGGCGCGACGATGCGCTGGCCGCTGCCCGACGGCGCACCCGTCAGCGGCGCCCTGCTCGTCAACGTCAACGGGGTCGATACGAGCCTGGCTCCGACTGCCTGA
- a CDS encoding spore coat protein U domain-containing protein: MPVIVRMVVLTLAGATAGGWCATSATAETSKSFQVSAVIANGCSVTTTSSGTGTWGNIALGTVSGITTGTVQASLLSGSSAGIQIDCTPGMTANLTADTGNNAISGVRQLANGTARIPYLLYANGSSTAWTTQAVALSFPVGTSHMSVPVVAKATLSSPSTAGAYSDTVRVTLSW; the protein is encoded by the coding sequence ATGCCTGTCATCGTTCGCATGGTCGTTCTGACGCTGGCGGGTGCCACCGCCGGGGGGTGGTGCGCCACGTCGGCGACGGCCGAGACTTCGAAGAGCTTTCAGGTCTCGGCCGTCATCGCCAACGGCTGCTCGGTCACCACGACGAGTTCGGGCACCGGCACCTGGGGCAATATCGCCCTCGGCACCGTCTCGGGCATCACGACGGGAACGGTCCAGGCCAGCCTGCTGTCCGGCAGCAGTGCCGGCATCCAGATCGACTGCACCCCCGGCATGACCGCGAACCTGACGGCGGACACCGGCAACAACGCCATTTCGGGCGTCCGCCAGCTCGCCAACGGGACCGCCCGCATACCCTATCTGCTCTACGCCAACGGCAGCAGCACGGCATGGACGACCCAGGCGGTGGCGCTCTCCTTCCCGGTAGGCACCTCGCACATGTCCGTCCCGGTTGTCGCCAAGGCCACATTGTCGAGCCCGTCCACGGCCGGCGCCTATTCGGACACGGTGCGCGTCACGCTCAGTTGGTGA
- a CDS encoding Csu type fimbrial protein: MTNVLTRFRAAGVLIATLAAGLFASAPAQAGSSAGTIGVSLTVTAACAVNAATSVAATIGQLGSISFASQPGIFSNTDAAMVATGGGSGISVLCSPGLTPTFTVGAGANDDSTFHYLASNGSKVAYHLYSDAGRTSEITIGQVLNLGTATSTAFNVPIYGRVSSNGAALPAGNYTDTVQVTLAW, encoded by the coding sequence ATGACCAACGTCCTCACCCGTTTCCGTGCTGCTGGCGTCCTGATTGCGACGCTCGCTGCCGGCTTGTTCGCTTCCGCCCCGGCGCAGGCCGGTTCGTCCGCCGGCACGATCGGCGTCTCGCTCACGGTCACGGCCGCCTGTGCGGTGAACGCCGCGACCAGCGTGGCCGCCACGATCGGCCAGCTCGGCTCGATCAGCTTCGCCTCGCAGCCCGGCATCTTCTCCAACACCGATGCCGCGATGGTCGCCACCGGCGGCGGCAGCGGCATCTCGGTGCTGTGCTCGCCGGGCCTGACCCCGACCTTCACGGTCGGCGCCGGCGCCAATGACGACAGCACCTTCCATTATCTCGCCTCGAACGGGAGCAAGGTGGCCTATCATCTCTACAGCGATGCCGGGCGTACCAGCGAGATCACCATCGGCCAGGTGCTCAACCTCGGGACGGCCACGTCGACCGCGTTCAACGTGCCGATCTATGGCCGCGTGAGCAGCAACGGCGCGGCGCTTCCCGCCGGCAACTACACCGATACCGTGCAGGTGACGCTGGCCTGGTAA
- a CDS encoding response regulator — protein sequence MPARRPLRRHRRLFTARDTDVAETSFGFNWRFTRDFGNSIWDMLHMRMIGVDRDAMVDPPSILVVDDEIGNRIMAVAILTAAGWRVDQAEDGAAAIAALHDKKYAVVLMDIQMPEVDGFQASRAIRCGGGPSASVPILAFTAMPRETAHERAMAAGMDGHVAKPFTPAALVAAVEYWRPGGGPHPSAALAGIFGRTEVASLLSRFRDQLVEALDASDDHTARRSRAHKIAGISGTLGFADVSRNWLAVSEGHDSAWDEARAAARRAIVTLDAGDDFDPETRL from the coding sequence ATGCCCGCGAGACGCCCCCTAAGACGACATCGCCGACTTTTCACAGCTCGAGATACAGACGTCGCAGAAACGAGTTTTGGTTTCAATTGGCGATTTACAAGAGATTTTGGCAATTCCATATGGGACATGTTGCACATGCGTATGATCGGAGTAGATCGAGACGCGATGGTCGACCCGCCCTCCATTCTTGTCGTCGATGATGAAATCGGCAATCGCATCATGGCGGTAGCGATTCTGACTGCGGCCGGATGGCGTGTGGATCAGGCAGAGGATGGCGCCGCCGCGATTGCTGCACTGCATGATAAAAAATATGCGGTCGTGCTGATGGATATCCAGATGCCGGAGGTGGACGGGTTCCAGGCCAGCCGCGCGATTCGTTGCGGCGGCGGCCCTTCGGCATCCGTGCCGATCCTCGCCTTCACCGCCATGCCCCGCGAGACCGCCCATGAACGCGCGATGGCGGCCGGCATGGACGGCCATGTCGCCAAGCCCTTCACCCCGGCGGCCCTGGTCGCGGCGGTGGAATATTGGCGGCCCGGCGGCGGCCCCCATCCGTCCGCGGCGCTGGCCGGGATTTTCGGCCGGACCGAAGTGGCCTCGCTGCTCAGCCGCTTCCGCGACCAGCTGGTCGAGGCGCTGGACGCCAGCGACGATCACACCGCACGCCGGAGCCGCGCCCACAAGATCGCCGGGATCAGCGGGACATTGGGCTTCGCCGACGTCTCGCGGAACTGGCTCGCCGTCTCCGAAGGCCACGACTCGGCCTGGGACGAGGCCCGCGCCGCCGCGCGCAGAGCGATCGTGACGCTCGACGCCGGGGATGATTTCGACCCCGAAACGAGACTCTAG
- a CDS encoding LuxR C-terminal-related transcriptional regulator yields the protein MIREGLALAARVAMPELTIDSVGSIAEAEAAIGRHRGYRLALLDLILPDARGFSGFLRLQHALGDVPIVIVSSRQQPELIEAARALGAAGYLSKAQPLDETLGSLRAILAGKTVFPACSGKAQADVSEARARIAGLSGAQLRVLMALADGRLNKQIAGDLGVTEATIKAHLTAIFRKLGVNNRTQAILAMQPLLAEQGDGAE from the coding sequence TTGATTCGTGAAGGTCTGGCGCTTGCGGCGCGCGTTGCCATGCCCGAACTGACCATCGATAGCGTCGGTTCGATCGCCGAAGCGGAGGCCGCGATTGGCCGTCATCGTGGTTACAGATTGGCGCTGCTCGATCTCATATTGCCGGACGCGCGTGGCTTTTCGGGGTTCTTACGGCTCCAGCACGCATTGGGGGACGTGCCGATCGTGATCGTTTCGTCCCGGCAGCAGCCCGAGTTGATCGAGGCGGCGCGCGCGCTCGGGGCCGCGGGGTATCTTTCCAAGGCGCAGCCGCTCGATGAGACGCTGGGTTCGCTGCGCGCCATATTGGCGGGGAAGACGGTGTTCCCGGCCTGCAGCGGCAAGGCGCAGGCCGATGTGTCCGAAGCGCGGGCGCGCATTGCGGGCCTGTCGGGCGCGCAGCTACGGGTGCTGATGGCGCTGGCCGATGGTCGGCTCAACAAGCAGATCGCCGGCGATCTGGGAGTCACCGAAGCGACCATCAAGGCCCATCTCACCGCGATCTTCCGCAAATTGGGGGTCAACAACCGGACCCAGGCGATCCTCGCCATGCAGCCGCTGCTCGCCGAGCAGGGGGACGGCGCCGAATGA
- a CDS encoding response regulator, with product MIQGLSEPSSFVPRPPSRVRFWLVGTIGPLVLLALALWFGSQQRQLDTARAINRLSFEKRFAAADFLRGLDEAEGAQRGYLLTGNAIFAGSFRQNEARAEQGLAQLDSLYAGDAVQTARLAELRRVVEAKFREMGQASALRKHDGVLAASAWAADLQGVALMRRAAALINAVTETERATMNARIAHVRDQYWAIDRFVWTMMIIAGFALWIGLLSIWRAQCERYRFERRTHAAAAHLRAIFASTTDVMMILDTAGRIKAVNEASTRLLGLEPGDMIGQDASVFLGVAAGDEPFHDRIGVHDGKIVQPHRLDRTIQHRDGHVVPVDIALGLMPSADETYIVAAIRDISERKEVERLKDEFVSTVSHELRTPLTSVVGALGLLRAGSVGELPDAARRLVEIAENNSRRLIRLINDILDIEKIGSGRMHFESAPLDIVALLERALEGSRGLAEMKDVILELEAEERPLLVHGDADRLLQVATNLLSNAIRFSPERGTVDIRVTRRETDIIVAIEDEGPGIPEEFRLRIFERFSQAAGGAAISGGTGLGLAISREIISAHEGRIWFGRAAGGGARLVFSLPLPPSDPVTESGTRARILVCEAQPDAAAALRAILEGAGCLVDCVDTGRAAEVAARSGRYDGVIVDVQLPGESGLEIVRALRRRAGTRSLPIIVISGLDARDATVTASLEVVDWIDKPVDQERLVVAVRRAIAHSEATRPTLLHIDDDIDMLEVTATALAEHGRMLRATTIAAAREQLDRATPDIVILDIVLPDGSGLDLLPDLLRADGTAIPTIIYSAKDVVPETRGQVDAVLVKSRRSLPNLAQTIRRLLASAAQTDDR from the coding sequence ATGATTCAGGGGCTGTCTGAGCCTTCTTCCTTCGTTCCCAGGCCGCCGTCGCGTGTCCGCTTCTGGCTCGTCGGCACGATCGGGCCGCTGGTGCTGCTCGCACTGGCCTTGTGGTTCGGTTCGCAGCAGCGCCAGCTCGATACGGCACGCGCGATCAACCGGCTCTCCTTCGAAAAGCGTTTTGCGGCCGCCGATTTCCTGCGCGGCCTCGATGAAGCGGAGGGTGCGCAGCGCGGCTATCTGCTGACCGGCAACGCCATTTTCGCCGGGAGTTTTCGGCAGAATGAGGCACGTGCCGAGCAGGGGCTCGCACAGCTCGACAGCCTTTATGCCGGCGATGCCGTCCAGACCGCGCGCCTCGCCGAGTTGCGCCGGGTGGTGGAGGCGAAGTTCCGGGAGATGGGGCAGGCGAGCGCGCTGCGGAAGCATGACGGCGTCCTGGCGGCGTCTGCGTGGGCGGCGGATCTGCAGGGCGTGGCGCTGATGCGGCGGGCGGCAGCGCTGATCAACGCCGTGACCGAGACCGAGCGGGCAACGATGAACGCGCGGATCGCGCATGTCCGCGATCAATATTGGGCGATCGACCGGTTCGTCTGGACGATGATGATCATCGCCGGATTCGCCTTGTGGATCGGGCTGTTGTCGATCTGGCGCGCGCAATGCGAGCGATATCGGTTCGAGCGGCGGACCCACGCCGCGGCGGCCCATCTGCGCGCGATCTTCGCGAGCACCACCGACGTCATGATGATCCTCGATACGGCCGGGCGGATCAAGGCCGTGAACGAAGCGAGCACGCGACTGCTCGGGCTGGAGCCCGGCGACATGATCGGGCAGGACGCCTCGGTGTTTCTCGGTGTGGCGGCCGGCGACGAGCCCTTTCACGACCGTATCGGCGTGCATGACGGCAAGATCGTCCAGCCCCACCGGCTCGATCGCACGATCCAGCACCGCGACGGGCATGTCGTGCCGGTCGATATCGCGCTGGGGCTGATGCCGTCGGCGGACGAGACCTACATCGTCGCGGCGATCCGCGATATTTCCGAGCGCAAGGAGGTCGAACGGCTGAAGGACGAGTTCGTCAGCACGGTGAGCCACGAATTGCGTACACCACTCACCTCGGTGGTCGGCGCGCTCGGCTTGCTGCGGGCCGGTTCGGTCGGCGAACTGCCCGATGCCGCGCGCCGGCTCGTCGAGATCGCCGAGAATAATTCGCGCCGGCTGATCCGGCTGATCAACGACATCCTCGATATCGAGAAGATCGGCTCGGGACGGATGCATTTCGAAAGTGCGCCGCTCGATATCGTGGCGTTGCTGGAACGGGCCCTGGAAGGCAGCCGGGGCCTTGCCGAGATGAAGGACGTGATCCTCGAGCTGGAGGCGGAGGAACGCCCGCTGCTCGTGCATGGCGATGCGGATCGATTGTTGCAGGTGGCCACCAACCTGCTGTCCAACGCCATTCGCTTTTCGCCGGAGCGGGGCACCGTCGATATACGCGTCACCCGGCGCGAAACCGACATCATCGTCGCGATCGAAGACGAAGGGCCGGGGATCCCCGAAGAGTTTCGCCTCCGGATCTTCGAGCGTTTCTCGCAGGCGGCGGGGGGCGCTGCGATCAGCGGTGGCACCGGACTGGGCCTCGCCATCTCCCGAGAGATCATCTCGGCCCATGAAGGCCGCATCTGGTTCGGCCGGGCGGCCGGGGGCGGTGCCCGGCTGGTCTTCTCGCTGCCCTTGCCGCCATCCGATCCGGTGACGGAAAGCGGTACGCGCGCCCGCATCCTCGTCTGCGAAGCGCAGCCCGATGCCGCGGCCGCCCTGCGCGCGATCCTGGAGGGAGCCGGCTGCCTGGTCGATTGCGTCGATACCGGGCGCGCTGCGGAGGTGGCCGCGCGATCCGGCCGGTACGATGGCGTGATCGTCGATGTGCAACTGCCCGGCGAGAGTGGCCTCGAGATCGTGCGGGCGTTGCGTCGTCGCGCGGGGACGCGCTCGCTGCCAATCATCGTGATCTCGGGGCTGGATGCCCGCGATGCGACGGTGACGGCGTCGCTCGAAGTGGTCGACTGGATCGACAAGCCGGTCGATCAGGAGCGACTCGTCGTCGCCGTGCGCCGCGCCATCGCGCATAGCGAGGCGACGCGCCCCACCCTGCTCCATATCGATGACGACATCGACATGCTGGAGGTGACTGCCACCGCGCTGGCCGAGCATGGCCGGATGCTGCGTGCCACCACGATCGCGGCGGCGCGCGAGCAGCTCGATCGGGCGACACCGGATATCGTCATCCTCGACATCGTGCTTCCCGATGGTTCCGGCCTCGACCTGCTGCCCGATCTGCTGCGGGCGGACGGCACGGCGATCCCGACGATCATCTATTCGGCCAAGGATGTGGTGCCGGAAACGAGAGGGCAGGTCGATGCGGTGCTGGTGAAATCCCGCCGCTCGTTGCCCAACCTCGCCCAGACCATCCGCCGGCTGCTCGCCAGCGCCGCGCAGACGGACGACCGATGA
- a CDS encoding response regulator — protein MTSRIRILCVDDDPDIRTITALALGLDAAIEVRTAASGVEALEAMRVDGWWPDAVLLDMMMPVMDGPAVLAAIRMGEEGRSLPVIFMTARAGYRDLEGYRDLGAAGVIVKPFDPLRLAEDVRVLIGQPS, from the coding sequence ATGACGAGCCGGATCAGGATATTGTGCGTCGATGACGATCCGGACATCCGGACGATTACGGCGCTCGCGCTCGGCCTCGATGCGGCCATCGAGGTGCGGACGGCCGCCTCCGGCGTGGAGGCGTTGGAGGCGATGCGAGTGGACGGGTGGTGGCCCGACGCGGTGCTGCTCGACATGATGATGCCGGTGATGGACGGGCCGGCGGTGCTTGCCGCGATCCGCATGGGGGAGGAGGGGCGATCGTTGCCGGTGATCTTCATGACGGCGCGGGCCGGCTATCGCGATCTCGAAGGCTATCGCGATCTCGGCGCGGCCGGTGTGATCGTGAAGCCGTTCGATCCGTTGCGGCTGGCCGAGGACGTCCGCGTGCTGATCGGCCAGCCGTCCTAG
- a CDS encoding chorismate mutase, with translation MADETLQRFRESIDNIDAALVFMLAERFKVTQAVGRYKAEAKLPPADPGREDEQISRLRGLAEAAHLDPDFSEKFLRFIIDEVIRHHERVREDS, from the coding sequence ATGGCAGACGAGACGCTGCAGCGCTTTCGCGAAAGCATCGACAATATTGACGCCGCGCTGGTGTTCATGCTGGCCGAGCGATTCAAGGTTACGCAGGCCGTCGGCCGCTACAAGGCCGAAGCCAAGCTGCCGCCGGCCGATCCGGGCCGCGAGGACGAACAGATTAGCCGCCTGCGTGGACTGGCTGAAGCCGCCCATCTCGACCCGGATTTCTCGGAAAAGTTTCTCCGTTTCATCATCGACGAGGTGATCCGCCACCATGAGCGGGTCCGCGAGGACAGTTGA